CACCGGCGACCGCTCCGGCAAGAAGCCGGTACATTCAACGCTTGCGACTCACTGGGCGCGCGTTGTCGAGCTGGTCTTTGCCTGTGAGGCCACGCTGCAGCAGGCACAGGACGAGGAAATCCTCTCGCCCAACGTTCTGAACGTTCCGACCGGGATTGTCGGCGAAGGCGTCGGCATCGTCGAGGCGCCGCGCGGCACGCTGACGCATCACTACAAGACTGATCAGAACGGCATCGTCACCGAAGCCAATCTGATCGTCGGCACGACCAACAACAACGCGCCGATCACGATGTCGATCAAGCGTGCTGCCGAGGGTCTGATCAAGAAGGGCTCCAAGATTACGGACGGCGTTCTCAATCGTATCGAGATGGCCTTCCGCGCCTACGACCCCTGCTTTGGCTGCGCGACGCATTCGCTGCCGGGCGAAATGCCGCTCGAAGTCATCGTGCATGACGCGACCACCGGCGAAATCGTCGAGGTCGCGAGGAGATAATTTGAAACCGATCCTGGTGCTGTGCCTCGGGAACGAAGTGCTCAGCGATGATGCCTTCGGACCGGTCATCGCGCGACTATTGGACCACTCGGCGTATCAACACGATCGCGTCGAAGTGATGTTTGCCCCGGTCGCGGGATTTCACCTGCTCGACTTGCTGGAACAACGCGAGAAGGTACTCGTCGTCGACAGTATCCAGACCGGCAAGGTTCGGCCCGGAACCCTGCACTTCTTCCCGATGGGTCAATTGGCACCGTCCAAGGGACTCACCACCAGCCACCAGATCAATCTTCCGACGGCCCTGGAACTGGGCCGAAAGATGGGTTACCAGATGCCCGATCACATCGACGTCCTTGCTGTCGAAGTCGCCGACAATACCACGCTGAGCGAGGAGTTGACCGGAACCGTGGCGGCAGCCATCGATCCGGCTCTCAAGAGCATCGAGCGCTGGATGGCAGCTCATTCAACGGAGACCGCAATATGACCACTGAACGACGGCCAAGTCCCTCGCCGGAGGGTCCGCCGAAAACCTGCCCCGAATGCCAGGGCCGCGGTTGGGTCGATAATCGTTGCTTGACTCCCGACCACGCGCACATGTGCGCCTATTGCCAGGGCAAGGGGACGAGTTTTTCCGGTCAAA
The genomic region above belongs to Candidatus Zixiibacteriota bacterium and contains:
- a CDS encoding hydrogenase maturation protease, coding for MKPILVLCLGNEVLSDDAFGPVIARLLDHSAYQHDRVEVMFAPVAGFHLLDLLEQREKVLVVDSIQTGKVRPGTLHFFPMGQLAPSKGLTTSHQINLPTALELGRKMGYQMPDHIDVLAVEVADNTTLSEELTGTVAAAIDPALKSIERWMAAHSTETAI